The Stieleria maiorica genome includes the window GGACCGCAAGAAAGACCGGTGCCCATGGATGGCAGCGCGAACCCACGGATAGGATGCGGTCGGGGATCCGTGGGCGGTTGATGAAGAGCCTGTGACTTTTTTGTCGCTAGCAGCGCAGAACGCACCGCAAGATGCGGACAACGGCGGTTCGCTCGTGGGGCGGCCCGCCGGTGCTCTTGAGCGGTGGCGGTCGATCGAGTACGAATCCCTGGGGGGACGGCTCCCTGGGGGTTAAGGCGGGAAACGCACTTGCCACCGACGCACTGGGCACTTTCGACTTGGGGATCTTGATTCAATGCCGCCTGTTGCTGCTGCCATTTTAATCGTCACGCTGGTCGCCGTGAGCGGGCTGGTGTTGGGCGGGATTCGCATCCGCGGGATCGGGCTGGGGCCGGCCGGGGTGCTGTTTTCAGGCATCTTGTTCGGCCACTTCGGCGCTTCGATCGATCACGAGATCGCGGACTTTACGAAGGAGTTTGGGCTGATCCTGTTCGTCTTTACGATCGGATTGCAGCTCGGCCCTGGTGTGATCGAGCTTTGGAAGAAACAGGGCATCCTGCTGAACTCGATGGCGCTGTCGATCGTCGTCCAGGCGGTCATCTTGATCTGCATCTTCGTCACCGTGCTCAAGCTTCCCGCGTTGACTTCGGCGGGGCTGTTCAGCGGCGCGACCACCAATACACCCTCCTTGGGAGCCGCCGAACAGGCCGCATTGTCACTCTCGGAGGACAATCGCGGCGGCATCGGATCGCTCGCGTCAGCCTATGCGGTCGCCTACCCCGGCGGCATCCTCGGGATCATCGCGTCGATGCTGCTGATCCGGCGGTTGTTCGGCGTGGACGTCGATGAAGAAGCGGCCAAGATCAAAGAACAAGAGCGGCAGGACTACGAACCGATCGAACGTCGCTCGATCGTCATCGACAATCCCCACTTGGGGTCTGTTCCGTTCGGCAAGATCCCTGGCGTCGAAGAGTCGGGGGTCCGGGTGTCGCGGATTCGGCGCGCCGGCGAAGACGTCGTTCACGTGGCGACCGACGAAACGGAATTGCACGACGGGGACCTGGTTCAACTTGTCGGCCCACGCAGCGAACTGGACCGCATCGAGCCGGTGATCGGCCGCAAAGTCGATGTCGACCTGATGAAGGAACCGGGCGAAGTCGCCTACCGTCGCATTTTGGTGACCGATCCTCGCGCCCTGCGAAAACCTCTCCGCGAACTGTCACTGGATCAAGTGTTCAACACAACGGTCACCCGGATCATTCGCTCGGGGGTTGAATTGACGGTGCGTGGATCCAGCCGCTTCAGCTATGGGGACATCGCCCACATCGTCGGAGACAAGGAGTCGATCGAGCGGGCGACAAAGTTCTTGGGCAACAGCGGGAAATCGATGAAGGAGACTCAGTTTTCGCCGCTGTTCTTCGGCATCGCCGTCGGGGTCGTCGCCGGCATGATTCCGTTTCATCTGCCCGGCGTACCGTTCCCGATTCGGTTGGGGTTCGCCGGCGGACCGCTGATCGCGGCGATCGTGT containing:
- a CDS encoding putative transporter, whose amino-acid sequence is MPPVAAAILIVTLVAVSGLVLGGIRIRGIGLGPAGVLFSGILFGHFGASIDHEIADFTKEFGLILFVFTIGLQLGPGVIELWKKQGILLNSMALSIVVQAVILICIFVTVLKLPALTSAGLFSGATTNTPSLGAAEQAALSLSEDNRGGIGSLASAYAVAYPGGILGIIASMLLIRRLFGVDVDEEAAKIKEQERQDYEPIERRSIVIDNPHLGSVPFGKIPGVEESGVRVSRIRRAGEDVVHVATDETELHDGDLVQLVGPRSELDRIEPVIGRKVDVDLMKEPGEVAYRRILVTDPRALRKPLRELSLDQVFNTTVTRIIRSGVELTVRGSSRFSYGDIAHIVGDKESIERATKFLGNSGKSMKETQFSPLFFGIAVGVVAGMIPFHLPGVPFPIRLGFAGGPLIAAIVFSLIGSIGKFVWYIPYSANLALRELGIILFLACAGLGAGETFFEAALSVEGIKWMGLGIIVTMVPLLTTGIAARVIWKQNFLTICGVIAGSMTDPPALAFANSQADSDASSTAYAAVYPLTMILRIIAAQAIVMMFA